The following proteins are encoded in a genomic region of Amycolatopsis sulphurea:
- a CDS encoding cation:proton antiporter, whose translation MGHTALSLIELGAVFFVLGVLGRLAGRIGLSPIPLYLLGGLCFGSGGLIPLTDIGDFTHLASEIGVVLLLLLLGLEYSAAELFTGLRRSWTAGLLDIVLNAAPGAAVALLLGWGPIGAIVMAGVTYISSSGIVAKVLGDLGRLGNRETPVVLSILVFEDLVMALYLPILTAILGGVSLLGGLEAVGISLLVITVVLVIALKFGRYVSALVDSDDREVFLLKILGAALLVAGLASAMQVSAAVGAFLLGIAVSGSTAHNATRLLEPLRDLFAAVFFVVFGLNTDPKSIPPVLGWAVVLAVTTTVTKLATGWWAARRQGIGKLGRARAGAALVARGEFSIVIAGLAVTAGAVDGELAALATAYVLLMAVVGPTAARVVEPIAKALQRKRKPVVKEETEAEAVQSSS comes from the coding sequence ATGGGGCACACCGCGCTGTCCCTGATCGAGCTGGGTGCCGTCTTCTTCGTGCTCGGGGTGCTGGGCAGGCTGGCCGGGCGGATCGGGCTCTCCCCGATCCCGCTCTATCTGCTCGGCGGGCTGTGTTTCGGCTCCGGCGGGCTGATCCCGCTCACCGACATCGGCGATTTCACGCATCTGGCCAGCGAGATCGGCGTGGTGCTGCTGCTCCTGCTGCTCGGCCTGGAGTACTCCGCGGCTGAGCTGTTCACCGGGCTGCGCCGGTCGTGGACGGCCGGGCTGCTGGACATCGTGCTGAACGCGGCCCCCGGCGCGGCGGTCGCGCTGCTGCTGGGCTGGGGGCCGATCGGTGCGATCGTGATGGCCGGGGTCACCTACATCTCCTCCTCCGGGATCGTCGCGAAGGTGCTCGGCGATCTGGGCAGGCTGGGCAACCGGGAGACCCCGGTGGTGCTGTCCATCCTGGTGTTCGAGGACCTGGTGATGGCGCTGTACCTGCCGATCCTCACCGCGATCCTGGGCGGGGTCAGCCTGCTCGGCGGGCTGGAGGCGGTCGGCATCTCGCTGCTGGTGATCACCGTGGTGCTGGTGATCGCGCTGAAGTTCGGCCGCTACGTCTCCGCGCTGGTGGACAGCGACGACCGCGAGGTCTTCCTGCTCAAGATCCTCGGCGCGGCCCTGCTGGTGGCCGGGCTCGCCTCGGCGATGCAGGTCTCCGCCGCGGTGGGCGCGTTCCTGCTCGGCATCGCGGTGTCCGGTTCGACCGCGCACAACGCGACCCGGCTGCTGGAACCGCTGCGCGACCTGTTCGCGGCGGTGTTCTTCGTGGTGTTCGGCCTGAACACGGACCCGAAGTCGATCCCGCCGGTGCTCGGCTGGGCGGTGGTGCTCGCGGTCACCACCACGGTGACCAAGCTCGCCACCGGCTGGTGGGCCGCCCGCCGCCAGGGCATCGGCAAACTGGGCCGCGCCCGCGCCGGGGCGGCCCTGGTCGCCCGCGGCGAGTTCTCCATCGTGATCGCCGGCCTCGCGGTCACGGCCGGCGCGGTGGACGGCGAACTCGCCGCACTCGCCACCGCCTACGTGCTGCTGATGGCAGTGGTCGGCCCGACCGCCGCCCGCGTCGTCGAACCGATCGCGAAGGCCTTGCAACGCAAGCGAAAGCCCGTCGTCAAGGAG
- a CDS encoding cation:proton antiporter regulatory subunit: protein MNVEVTPLPGIGVRKDFATRAGRRIGVVTQRDGKIELIVSKSDDPDACLASLPLSAEEAGVLANLLGAPQLVRQLNEEHRELPGINTKQLPIAENSPFDGRTLGDTAMRTRTSVSIVAVMRAGQVHPSPTPDFLFTSGDLLVVVGTSEGLEAAAKILKHG from the coding sequence GTGAACGTGGAAGTCACCCCCCTGCCCGGTATCGGTGTCCGCAAGGATTTCGCGACCCGTGCCGGACGGCGTATCGGCGTCGTCACCCAGCGCGATGGCAAGATCGAGCTGATCGTGTCCAAATCGGACGATCCGGATGCCTGCCTCGCCTCCCTGCCGTTGAGCGCGGAGGAGGCCGGCGTGCTGGCCAATCTGCTCGGTGCGCCGCAGCTGGTCAGACAGCTCAACGAGGAGCACCGCGAGCTGCCCGGGATCAACACCAAGCAGCTGCCGATCGCCGAGAACAGCCCGTTCGACGGCCGCACGCTCGGGGACACCGCGATGCGGACCCGGACCAGCGTGTCGATCGTCGCGGTGATGCGGGCCGGTCAGGTGCATCCCTCGCCCACGCCGGACTTCCTGTTCACCTCGGGTGATCTGCTCGTCGTGGTCGGCACCTCGGAGGGGCTCGAAGCCGCTGCGAAGATCCTGAAGCACGGCTGA
- the cmk gene encoding (d)CMP kinase: MVALDGPSGTGKTTVARTLAGRLSARYLDTGAMYRLVTLAVLRSGTDPGDRAAVAHLAHDAEFSIGTDPERPEVRLGGQDVAAEIRGPEVTGAVSAVSAVPQVRELLVARQRRIIADVLAETGGIVVEGRDIGTTVAPDAPLKVYLTASAEVRAARRNTQDTAAGRQTSVAEARESVQRRDRLDSSRAASPLRAAGDAVPVDTSELTIDQVIVALAELARRRGLLAGCPSDVEVGS, encoded by the coding sequence GTGGTGGCGCTGGACGGGCCGTCCGGAACCGGCAAGACCACGGTGGCACGCACGCTCGCCGGCCGGCTGAGCGCGCGCTACCTCGACACCGGCGCGATGTACCGCCTGGTCACGCTGGCCGTGCTGCGGTCCGGTACGGATCCCGGGGACCGGGCCGCGGTCGCGCACCTCGCGCACGATGCCGAGTTCAGCATCGGCACCGACCCGGAGCGGCCGGAAGTGCGGCTCGGCGGCCAGGACGTGGCGGCCGAGATCCGCGGGCCGGAGGTGACCGGCGCGGTTTCGGCGGTGTCGGCGGTGCCGCAGGTGCGTGAGCTGCTGGTGGCGCGTCAGCGCCGGATCATCGCGGACGTGCTCGCCGAGACCGGCGGCATCGTGGTGGAAGGCCGCGACATCGGCACCACGGTGGCTCCCGACGCGCCGCTCAAGGTCTACCTCACCGCTTCGGCGGAGGTCCGCGCCGCACGCCGGAACACCCAGGACACCGCCGCCGGGCGGCAGACCAGCGTGGCCGAGGCGCGCGAGTCCGTGCAGCGGCGCGACCGGCTCGACTCCAGCCGCGCCGCCTCGCCGCTGCGCGCGGCCGGCGACGCAGTGCCGGTGGATACCTCCGAACTCACCATCGACCAGGTGATCGTGGCGCTGGCCGAGCTGGCGCGGCGCCGTGGCCTGCTGGCCGGTTGCCCATCCGATGTCGAGGTCGGCTCGTGA
- a CDS encoding lysophospholipid acyltransferase family protein — MSGALPEGANGLLHDIGRFAGRYYLRPAFRIRVHGRDRVPADGPVVVIGNHSSNVDPQLIIGMLPRRSAFLAKAELFTGVGGWFLRAIGQIPVRRGEIDRTPLMTAVGVLKAGGAVGVFPEGTRGAGDVGAAERGAAWLVRASGARVLPIATRGTRKPADGRRRWRPRVDVLVGEPFALKVGPGRKGLDQGTEELREQLAALVQTLDEWRGEHGFATP, encoded by the coding sequence GTGAGCGGCGCGCTTCCCGAGGGTGCGAACGGGCTGCTGCACGACATCGGGCGCTTCGCCGGTCGGTACTATCTGCGCCCGGCGTTCCGGATCCGGGTGCACGGCCGCGACCGGGTGCCTGCCGACGGGCCGGTCGTGGTGATCGGGAATCACAGCTCGAATGTCGATCCACAGCTGATCATCGGAATGTTGCCGCGGCGCAGTGCGTTCCTGGCCAAGGCCGAGCTGTTCACCGGCGTGGGCGGCTGGTTTCTCCGGGCGATCGGCCAGATCCCGGTGCGCCGGGGGGAGATCGACCGCACCCCCCTGATGACCGCGGTGGGCGTGCTGAAGGCCGGGGGAGCGGTCGGCGTCTTCCCGGAAGGGACCCGCGGCGCGGGTGACGTCGGCGCGGCCGAACGCGGCGCGGCCTGGCTGGTGCGTGCTTCCGGTGCCAGGGTGCTGCCGATCGCGACGCGCGGCACGCGCAAACCGGCGGACGGCCGCCGGCGCTGGCGTCCTCGCGTGGACGTCCTCGTGGGGGAGCCGTTCGCGCTGAAGGTCGGCCCCGGCCGGAAGGGGCTCGACCAGGGCACCGAGGAACTTCGCGAGCAGCTGGCGGCACTGGTGCAGACGTTGGACGAGTGGCGGGGCGAACACGGGTTCGCCACGCCGTAG
- the der gene encoding ribosome biogenesis GTPase Der yields MTGFDASADTEAGLGEVDGTWSDESEFAALDARIEAEAAAGEAELAQPVLAVVGRPNVGKSTLVNRILGRREAVVQDVPGVTRDRVAYDAFWSGRRFTLVDTGGWEPDATGLQAAVATQAELAMQTADAVLLVVDATVGATATDEAVSRVLRRSKKPVLLAANKVDDDRLLADTASLWSLGLGEPRPVSALHGRSSGDLLDAIMAALPVAPREAGTVTAGPRRVALVGKPNVGKSSLLNKLSGEQRSVVDSVAGTTVDPVDSLVELDGETWRFVDTAGLRKRVNSANGAEYYASLRTKTAIDAAEVAIVLLDAAEPLSEQDLRVLTMVVEAGRACVLAFNKWDLVDEDRRHAMVRELDRGLVRVPWAEKVNISALTGRSVRKLAPALRTALQSWDQRVPTGRLNGWLSDLVAATPPPVRSGKQPKVLFATQAGIRPPTLVLFTTGFLEAGYRRFIERKFREEFGFAGSPVRVNVRVREKKPKPKAGGKAARRR; encoded by the coding sequence ATGACAGGGTTTGATGCCTCGGCCGACACCGAGGCAGGGCTGGGCGAGGTCGACGGGACCTGGTCCGACGAGTCCGAGTTCGCGGCGCTGGACGCACGGATCGAAGCGGAGGCCGCCGCGGGCGAGGCGGAACTCGCCCAGCCGGTGCTGGCCGTCGTGGGCCGGCCGAACGTGGGCAAGTCCACGCTGGTGAACCGGATCCTCGGCCGCCGCGAGGCGGTGGTGCAGGACGTGCCGGGGGTGACCCGGGACCGGGTCGCCTACGACGCGTTCTGGAGCGGGCGCCGGTTCACGCTGGTGGACACCGGCGGCTGGGAACCGGACGCGACCGGGCTGCAGGCCGCGGTCGCCACGCAGGCCGAGCTGGCCATGCAGACCGCGGACGCGGTGCTGCTGGTGGTCGACGCCACGGTCGGCGCGACCGCCACCGACGAGGCCGTCTCGCGGGTGCTGCGGCGGTCGAAGAAGCCGGTGCTGCTGGCCGCGAACAAAGTGGACGACGACCGGCTGCTGGCCGACACCGCTTCGCTGTGGTCGCTCGGCCTCGGCGAACCGCGGCCGGTGAGCGCGCTGCACGGGCGCAGCTCGGGTGATCTGCTCGACGCGATCATGGCCGCGCTGCCGGTGGCGCCGCGCGAAGCGGGCACGGTCACCGCCGGCCCGCGCCGGGTCGCGCTGGTCGGCAAGCCGAACGTGGGCAAGTCGAGCCTGCTCAACAAGCTGTCCGGGGAGCAGCGTTCGGTGGTCGACTCGGTCGCCGGCACCACGGTCGACCCGGTCGACTCGCTGGTCGAGCTGGACGGCGAGACCTGGCGTTTCGTGGACACCGCGGGCCTGCGCAAGCGGGTCAACTCGGCCAACGGCGCGGAGTACTACGCCTCGCTGCGCACGAAGACCGCGATCGACGCGGCCGAGGTCGCGATCGTGCTGCTGGACGCCGCCGAGCCACTGTCCGAACAGGACCTGCGGGTGCTCACCATGGTGGTCGAGGCGGGCCGCGCGTGCGTGCTGGCGTTCAACAAATGGGACCTGGTCGACGAGGATCGCAGGCACGCCATGGTGCGCGAGCTGGACCGTGGCCTGGTGCGGGTGCCGTGGGCGGAGAAGGTGAACATCTCCGCGCTCACCGGGCGGTCCGTGCGCAAGCTCGCCCCGGCGCTGCGCACCGCGCTGCAGTCGTGGGACCAGCGGGTGCCCACCGGACGGCTGAACGGCTGGCTGTCCGATCTGGTCGCGGCCACCCCGCCGCCGGTGCGCAGCGGCAAGCAGCCGAAGGTCCTCTTCGCCACCCAGGCCGGGATCCGGCCGCCCACGCTGGTCTTGTTCACCACCGGGTTCCTGGAGGCGGGTTACCGGCGGTTCATCGAGCGGAAGTTCCGTGAGGAGTTCGGCTTCGCCGGTAGCCCCGTCCGGGTGAACGTGCGGGTGCGGGAAAAGAAGCCGAAACCCAAGGCCGGGGGCAAGGCGGCCCGCCGCCGCTGA
- a CDS encoding Pls/PosA family non-ribosomal peptide synthetase encodes MTLTADSGSTKLVRAVEAALAPALFHTETATTRRTLLDVLAATAERHPNAPALDDGTSTLSYRRLLDEIEDYARRLRAHGVGLGDRVGVRISSGTAELYVAILATLSVGAAYVPVDADDPDERAELVFGEAGVAAVATDGEITATGVPGCGEGRPGPDDDAWIIFTSGSTGKPKGVAVTHGSAAAFVDAEARLFLTDEPIAPGDRVLAGLSVAFDASCEEMWLAWRHGACLVPAPRALVRTGVDLGPWLVSQGITVVSTVPTLAALWPADALEDVRLLIFGGEACPPELAERVAVEGREVWNTYGPTEATVVACAAQMTGDGPVRIGLPLAGWQLAVVNEEGEPVAMGETGELVIGGVGLARYLDAEKDAQKFAPLPALGWERAYRSGDMVRAEEEGLLFLGRLDEQIKLGGRRIELGEVDAALQALPGVLGAAAAIRRTKAGNQVLVGYLVPEDDAPLDLDDAATRLRAQLPAALVPLLAVVGDLPTRTSGKVDRAALPWPLSTVDASAAGLSPTEAWLAEGWSEILGVSVSTARADFFTHGGGSLTAAQLIARIRTRYPEVSVSDIYQLPKLGELATKLDALSGQETERRDIVPTPRRAGVLQTALMVPLMGLVGLRWLTLAAVCSNLLALSGFSWAPTLHWAWLLVAWLALFSPAGRIAIAAGGARMLLSGVRPGSYPRGGSVHLRLWTAEKLAEFSGADSVAGASWMTTYAKALGARIGKDVDLHSPPPVTGFLKLGRGAAVEPEVDLSGHWVDGDLVHIGKVRVGAEARVGARTTLFPGARVGKGAEIAAGSTVRGAVPAGQRWAGSPAVRVGKDDKDALKWPSSRPPRSRFWATVYGATSVALGLLPGVAALAGVAVLGFTISGAPTLGDAGLRALVAVPVATVAYFLAYALLVLIGVRSLASGLVEGYHPVHGRVAWQVWATERLMGMAREGLFPLYASLFTPVWLRLLGAKVGRNVEASTVLALPKMTKVDSGAFLADDTMVATYELGHGWLHVAPARIGKQAFLGNSGMTAPGRSVPKRGLVGVLSSTPAKAKKGSSYLGMPPLPVRRAVGDADTSRTYTPPLHLKAARALVELCRIVPVMCGVALTVGVAVTLLALASWAGFLVAALLAGPVLLVAGVVAALTATAAKWLLVGRFREVDHPLWSSFVWRNELADTFVEALAVPWLIGSLGGTPLLTAWLRTMGARIGRGVWLETYWLPESDLVSLGDGATVNRGCVVQTHLFHDRIMTMSGVEIAEGATLGQHGIVLPGASIGARTTVGPGSLVTRGDAVPADTRWLGNPISAWRK; translated from the coding sequence GTGACGCTGACTGCTGATTCCGGCAGTACCAAGCTGGTCAGGGCCGTCGAAGCCGCTCTGGCGCCGGCGCTGTTCCACACCGAGACCGCGACGACCCGGCGCACCCTGCTGGACGTGCTCGCGGCGACCGCCGAGCGGCACCCGAACGCCCCTGCCCTCGACGACGGTACCAGCACGCTGAGTTACCGTCGGTTACTCGACGAGATCGAGGACTACGCCCGCCGCCTGCGTGCGCACGGCGTCGGCCTCGGCGACCGCGTGGGCGTCCGGATTTCCTCCGGCACCGCCGAGCTGTACGTGGCGATCCTGGCGACGCTGTCGGTCGGCGCGGCCTACGTACCGGTCGACGCGGACGATCCGGACGAACGCGCCGAGCTGGTGTTCGGCGAGGCAGGCGTGGCGGCGGTCGCCACCGATGGCGAGATCACCGCCACCGGCGTCCCGGGCTGCGGCGAAGGCCGTCCCGGCCCGGACGACGACGCCTGGATCATCTTCACCTCCGGTTCCACCGGCAAGCCGAAGGGCGTCGCCGTCACCCACGGCTCGGCCGCCGCTTTCGTGGACGCGGAGGCGCGGCTGTTCCTCACCGACGAGCCGATCGCCCCGGGCGACCGCGTGCTCGCCGGGCTCAGCGTGGCCTTCGACGCCTCGTGCGAGGAGATGTGGCTGGCCTGGCGGCACGGCGCCTGCCTGGTGCCCGCGCCGCGCGCGCTCGTGCGCACCGGCGTCGACCTCGGCCCGTGGCTGGTCTCACAGGGCATCACCGTGGTGTCCACGGTGCCGACGCTGGCCGCGCTGTGGCCCGCGGACGCGCTGGAGGACGTGCGGCTGCTCATCTTCGGCGGCGAAGCCTGCCCGCCGGAGCTGGCCGAGCGCGTCGCGGTCGAGGGCCGGGAGGTATGGAACACCTACGGCCCGACCGAGGCCACTGTGGTCGCCTGCGCCGCACAGATGACCGGGGATGGCCCGGTGCGGATCGGTCTTCCGCTGGCCGGCTGGCAGCTGGCCGTGGTGAACGAGGAGGGCGAGCCGGTCGCCATGGGCGAGACCGGCGAGCTGGTCATCGGCGGGGTGGGGCTCGCCCGGTACCTCGACGCGGAGAAGGACGCGCAGAAGTTCGCGCCGCTGCCCGCGCTGGGCTGGGAGCGGGCCTACCGCAGCGGCGACATGGTCCGCGCGGAGGAGGAAGGCCTGCTGTTCCTCGGCAGGCTCGACGAGCAGATCAAGCTCGGCGGACGGCGGATCGAGCTGGGCGAGGTCGACGCGGCGCTGCAGGCGCTGCCCGGCGTGCTCGGCGCGGCCGCCGCGATCCGCCGCACCAAGGCGGGCAATCAGGTGCTGGTCGGCTACCTGGTGCCCGAGGACGACGCACCGCTGGATCTGGACGACGCGGCCACCCGGCTGCGGGCGCAGCTGCCTGCCGCGCTGGTGCCGCTGCTCGCGGTGGTCGGCGACCTGCCGACCCGGACCTCGGGCAAAGTGGACCGGGCCGCGCTGCCCTGGCCGCTGTCCACTGTGGACGCGAGCGCGGCCGGTCTGTCACCCACCGAGGCGTGGCTGGCCGAAGGCTGGAGCGAGATCCTCGGCGTGTCGGTGAGCACCGCGCGTGCCGACTTCTTCACGCACGGTGGGGGAAGCCTCACCGCGGCGCAGCTGATCGCGCGCATCCGCACCCGGTACCCCGAGGTGTCGGTCAGCGACATCTATCAGCTGCCGAAGCTGGGCGAGCTGGCCACGAAGCTGGACGCGCTGTCCGGGCAGGAGACCGAACGCCGCGACATCGTGCCGACCCCGCGCCGTGCGGGCGTGCTGCAGACCGCGCTGATGGTCCCGTTGATGGGGCTGGTGGGGCTGCGCTGGCTGACGCTCGCCGCGGTCTGCTCGAATCTGCTGGCGTTGTCCGGGTTCTCCTGGGCGCCCACGCTCCACTGGGCGTGGCTGCTCGTGGCCTGGCTGGCGCTGTTCAGCCCGGCCGGCCGGATCGCGATCGCCGCGGGCGGGGCCCGGATGCTGCTGTCCGGCGTGCGCCCGGGCAGCTACCCGCGTGGCGGCAGTGTCCACTTGCGACTGTGGACGGCGGAGAAGCTGGCCGAGTTCAGCGGTGCCGACAGCGTGGCCGGCGCGTCCTGGATGACCACCTACGCGAAGGCGCTCGGCGCGCGCATCGGCAAGGACGTGGACCTGCACTCGCCGCCGCCGGTGACCGGCTTCCTCAAGCTCGGCCGCGGTGCCGCGGTGGAGCCCGAGGTCGACCTGTCCGGCCACTGGGTGGACGGCGACCTGGTGCACATCGGCAAGGTCCGGGTGGGTGCCGAAGCCCGCGTCGGCGCGCGCACCACGCTGTTCCCCGGCGCTCGCGTCGGCAAGGGCGCGGAGATCGCCGCCGGTTCGACCGTGCGCGGAGCGGTCCCGGCCGGGCAGCGCTGGGCCGGTTCGCCCGCGGTCCGGGTGGGCAAGGACGACAAGGACGCGCTGAAGTGGCCGTCGAGCCGCCCGCCGCGGTCGCGGTTCTGGGCCACGGTCTACGGCGCGACCTCGGTGGCGCTGGGCCTGCTGCCCGGCGTCGCGGCGCTGGCCGGCGTCGCGGTGCTCGGCTTTACGATCTCCGGTGCGCCGACGCTCGGCGACGCCGGGCTGCGCGCGCTCGTCGCGGTGCCGGTCGCCACTGTCGCCTACTTCCTGGCGTACGCGCTGCTCGTGCTGATCGGCGTCCGCTCGCTGGCGTCCGGGCTGGTCGAGGGCTACCACCCGGTGCACGGGCGGGTCGCCTGGCAGGTCTGGGCCACCGAGCGGCTGATGGGCATGGCGCGGGAAGGCCTGTTCCCGTTGTACGCCAGCCTGTTCACCCCGGTGTGGCTGCGGCTGCTCGGTGCGAAGGTGGGCCGCAACGTGGAGGCGTCCACCGTGCTCGCGCTGCCCAAGATGACCAAAGTGGACAGTGGCGCGTTCCTCGCCGACGACACCATGGTGGCCACCTACGAACTCGGCCACGGCTGGCTGCACGTGGCCCCGGCGCGGATCGGCAAGCAGGCCTTCCTCGGCAACTCCGGGATGACCGCGCCGGGCCGTTCGGTGCCCAAGCGCGGCCTGGTGGGCGTGCTCTCCTCCACCCCGGCGAAGGCGAAGAAGGGCTCGTCCTACCTGGGCATGCCGCCGCTGCCGGTGCGTCGCGCGGTCGGCGACGCGGACACCAGCCGCACCTACACCCCGCCGCTGCATCTGAAGGCCGCGCGGGCGCTGGTGGAGCTGTGCCGGATCGTCCCGGTGATGTGCGGGGTCGCGCTGACCGTGGGCGTCGCGGTGACGCTGCTGGCGCTGGCGTCCTGGGCCGGGTTCCTGGTCGCCGCGCTGCTGGCCGGCCCGGTGCTGCTGGTGGCCGGGGTCGTCGCGGCGCTCACCGCGACCGCGGCGAAGTGGCTGCTGGTCGGGCGGTTCCGCGAGGTGGACCATCCGCTGTGGAGTTCCTTCGTGTGGCGCAACGAGCTGGCCGACACCTTCGTGGAGGCGCTCGCGGTGCCGTGGCTGATCGGTTCGCTGGGCGGCACGCCGCTGCTCACCGCGTGGCTGCGCACGATGGGCGCGCGGATCGGCCGCGGGGTATGGCTGGAGACCTACTGGCTGCCGGAGTCCGACCTCGTCTCGCTGGGCGACGGCGCGACGGTCAACCGCGGCTGCGTGGTCCAGACCCACCTGTTCCACGACCGGATCATGACCATGTCCGGAGTCGAGATCGCCGAGGGCGCCACCCTCGGGCAGCACGGTATCGTGCTGCCCGGCGCGAGCATCGGGGCGCGCACCACGGTCGGCCCGGGTTCGCTGGTCACCCGCGGGGACGCGGTCCCGGCGGACACCCGCTGGCTGGGCAACCCGATCTCGGCCTGGCGGAAGTAG
- a CDS encoding M1 family metallopeptidase: MMTKAAAPAPGAETSGDTYLPAHGNGGYRVRHYDLDLDYRIRSNRLAATGVLTCVATQALSRFSLDFGEFRISRVLVDGRAAKYTRRGLKLQVKPARSIPAGASFGVEVRYAGNPRPVPSRWGDLGWDELTDGVLVASQPVGAPSWFPCNDHPADKATYRVTVTTSSPYLVAVTGNLVSRYQSASTTRWVYERPEPTSTYLMSVQIGRYEDSELAGGAWVPESGSVPAGVVQRAAVPPRLRRQFAHDFARQGWMMDQLQGWFGPYPFGEYVVVVTDDELDDPIEAQGMSIFGAGHVDGRRTHERLVVHELAHQWFGNSLTVADWRHIWLNEGFATYTEWLWSEESGGRSAEALARYWYARMQAKPADIAISDPGVARMFDERVYKRGALALHALRGEIGDPVFFTLVKAWAVEHRHGTVTTADFRAMAEVYAGRSLRGFFERWLGKAPLPRR; the protein is encoded by the coding sequence GTGATGACGAAGGCAGCCGCACCGGCGCCCGGTGCGGAAACCTCCGGTGACACGTACCTTCCGGCGCACGGCAACGGCGGCTATCGGGTCCGGCACTACGACCTGGATCTCGATTACCGCATCAGGTCCAACCGGTTGGCGGCCACCGGGGTGCTCACCTGCGTGGCGACCCAGGCGCTGTCCCGGTTCTCGCTGGACTTCGGCGAGTTCCGGATCTCGCGGGTGCTGGTGGACGGACGCGCCGCGAAGTACACCCGGCGCGGGCTGAAGCTGCAGGTCAAGCCGGCCCGTTCGATTCCGGCCGGGGCGAGTTTCGGGGTGGAGGTGCGGTACGCGGGCAATCCGCGGCCGGTGCCGAGCCGCTGGGGCGACCTCGGCTGGGACGAGCTGACCGACGGCGTGCTGGTGGCGAGCCAGCCGGTCGGTGCGCCGTCCTGGTTCCCGTGCAACGACCATCCCGCGGACAAGGCGACCTACCGGGTCACGGTGACCACCTCCTCGCCGTATCTGGTGGCGGTGACCGGGAACCTGGTCTCGCGCTACCAGTCGGCGAGTACCACGCGGTGGGTCTACGAGCGCCCGGAGCCGACCTCGACGTACCTGATGAGCGTGCAGATCGGCCGGTACGAGGACAGCGAGCTGGCCGGCGGCGCCTGGGTGCCGGAGTCCGGCTCGGTGCCGGCGGGCGTCGTCCAGCGGGCCGCGGTGCCGCCCCGGTTGCGGCGGCAGTTCGCGCACGATTTCGCCCGGCAGGGCTGGATGATGGACCAGCTGCAGGGATGGTTCGGGCCGTATCCCTTCGGCGAGTACGTGGTCGTGGTGACCGACGACGAGCTGGACGACCCGATCGAGGCGCAGGGCATGTCGATCTTCGGTGCCGGCCATGTGGACGGGCGCCGCACCCACGAGCGGCTGGTGGTGCACGAGCTGGCGCACCAGTGGTTCGGCAACAGCCTGACCGTGGCCGACTGGCGGCACATCTGGCTCAACGAGGGCTTCGCGACCTACACCGAGTGGCTGTGGTCGGAGGAGTCCGGCGGCCGGTCGGCGGAGGCGCTGGCCCGGTACTGGTACGCGCGGATGCAGGCCAAGCCGGCCGACATCGCGATCAGTGACCCGGGCGTGGCGCGGATGTTCGACGAGCGCGTGTACAAGCGCGGCGCGCTCGCCCTCCACGCGCTTCGGGGCGAGATCGGTGATCCGGTGTTCTTCACCTTGGTGAAGGCGTGGGCGGTGGAGCATCGGCACGGCACGGTGACCACGGCGGATTTCCGGGCGATGGCGGAGGTGTACGCGGGCCGTTCGCTGCGCGGGTTCTTCGAGCGGTGGCTGGGGAAGGCTCCGCTGCCGCGGCGGTGA